In Plutella xylostella chromosome 3, ilPluXylo3.1, whole genome shotgun sequence, the following proteins share a genomic window:
- the LOC125489549 gene encoding uncharacterized protein K02A2.6-like produces the protein MTTTTKNDASSNAMLGSMASNDGFSGITKFNGEDKTYSSAKWAADIEDNAEIFGWTAQQKLIVARRSLVGTAELWLRTEKTFKTFDELSAALQKEFPDALNSKEMHELMATRKKKKDETYYQYMLTMKELGKRAKFADYVAIQYIVDGITDYENNKAILYGVTTYSVLKEKLAIYEKMKSKTVKKTEVESKTQNVFSSSREKKETARPDGRSCYNCGDKNHLANRCPNGVKCFRCNNFGHIGTECRSSTTTRHQQQGGSRGSGNGASGQRTMCVSVIPEDGAAAAVNGERERRGTNEVNEAEGTGSCNCQCQSQSVMRVNVNTNSAVSESLCNSNKSVKLVKISDVDVEALIDSGSDVNLMSSELLSRLNKAGHDEDNEDKVVLTGLGASRVCSVGKSHTTIKVDGKYFDTVFYIVPCGVMPYEVILGQPFLLNTTVLLDKGTVKLMAQTEGGQYMLCLPIEADEPLCSNPEVQELVASYKPMFTKEAPIKLKIILKDEVPVAQRPRRLAIKEEEVVRRQVEEWLAMEIIRPSYSEYASPLVLVTKKDGSIRVCVDYRKINQKMIKDEYPLPVIDDHIDKLSKSRVFSTLDLKNGFFHLPVEEESVKYTAFVTSSPEGQYEFLRAPFGLSICPKYFSRFINIIFREQIASGIVLIFIDDVIILAENEEEAIERLKIVLKVSSEYGLEINWKKTQLLQRKVEYLGHVIEDGTVKPSPSKTEAVRCFPEPKTVKQVHSFVGLTSYFRKYIENYAVIARPLTDLLKKEKEFYFGEEERHAFEVLKTKLCSEPVLKIYEVGLDTEMHTDASKYGYAAILMQKEKDGKLHPVHYMSRKTSETEQRNYTSYELEALAVVEGVRKFRKYLFGTHFKIVTDCAAFQKTLYKKEVSAKVARWVLFLQDFDYEVEHRAGAKMSHVDSLSRNPHCYLIHSELHARICKAQKEDSDLSVLREVLNEKTEYKDFYIENDLIYKGVEKKLVIPDIMETEIIKKAHEIGHFGKKKTMDIIDKDYYIKDLAKKIDRVILGCVPCILASKKEGKQEGFLSPIDKGELPLETLHIDHLGPLDATKKMYNYILTVVDAFTKFVWIYPTKTLTAKETVEKLRLHQKDYGNPTRYITDKGAAFTGQEFKDYCQEEGIQHHAVTTGIPRGNGQVERIHRIIISVLTKMCIEEPTHWYKHVSKVQRVINGTYQRSINTSPFNLLTGTKLKQKEDIKLIELLDEECRQHFMERRDNVRQAAKVQILKVQEENRRTYNRKRKEAQDYVVGDIVAIQRTQFGNTLKLKPKFLGPYQVVKKVGKGRYHVEKVDLNTEGPRKTSTGVDYMKMWP, from the coding sequence ATGACGACGACAACAAAAAACGACGCAAGCAGCAACGCGATGCTTGGTAGCATGGCGTCAAACGACGGATTCAGCGGAATCACCAAATTTAATGGCGAAGACAAGACGTATTCCTCGGCGAAGTGGGCCGCCGACATAGAGGATAATGCCGAGATATTCGGATGGACTGCCCAGCAGAAGCTCATTGTCGCTCGACGGTCGCTTGTTGGTACGGCTGAGTTGTGGCTGAGGACGGAGAAGACGTTTAAAACATTCGATGAACTGAGTGCTGCCTTACAGAAGGAATTTCCCGATGCATTGAACAGCAAGGAAATGCACGAGCTGATGGCTacgaggaagaagaagaaagatgAGACGTATTACCAGTATATGCTAACTATGAAGGAGTTGGGCAAAAGAGCCAAGTTTGCCGACTACGTCGCGATTCAATATATCGTTGACGGCATTACTGACTATGAGAATAACAAGGCTATCTTATACGGTGTCACTACCTATTCTGTTCTAAAGGAGAAGTTGGCCATTTACGAGAAGATGAAATCCAAGACGGTAAAGAAGACTGAAGTCGAAAGTAAAACGCAAAATGTGTTTTCATCTTCACGTGAGAAGAAAGAGACGGCGAGACCCGATGGTCGCAGTTGCTACAACTGCGGAGACAAGAATCATCTCGCAAATCGGTGTCCCAATGGCGTGAAATGTTTTCGTTGCAACAATTTCGGCCATATTGGAACGGAATGCCGATCTTCTACTACGACGAGGCATCAACAACAGGGCGGGAGCCGCGGAAGCGGAAACGGCGCCTCCGGTCAGCGGACGATGTGCGTATCGGTCATTCCAGAAGATGGCGCTGCCGCTGCAGTGAACGGTGAACGGGAACGACGCGGAACGAACGAAGTGAACGAAGCCGAAGGAACGGGATCGTGtaactgtcaatgtcaaagtcaaagtgtCATGCGAGTAAATGTAAACACAAACAGTGCGGTCAGTGAATCTCTGTGTAATTCGAATAAATCAGTGAAATTAGTCAAAATAAGTGATGTAGACGTTGAGGCCTTGATAGACTCGGGCAGCGATGTCAACCTGATGTCGTCGGAGCTGTTGTCCCGGCTTAACAAAGCTGGACATGACGAGGACAACGAGGACAAGGTGGTGCTCACTGGACTGGGTGCATCTAGGGTATGTTCCGTGGGAAAGTCCCATACTACGATCAAAGTTGatggtaaatattttgatactgTATTCTATATTGTTCCATGCGGTGTTATGCCATACGAAGTCATATTGGGTCAACCATTTCTGTTGAATACAACTGTGTTGTTAGACAAGGGTACAGTTAAGCTCATGGCACAAACTGAAGGTGGTCAGTACATGTTGTGTTTACCTATTGAGGCTGATGAACCTTTATGTAGTAATCCAGAGGTACAGGAACTTGTTGCTAGTTACAAGCCCATGTTTACTAAAGAGGCTCCAATAAAGTTgaagattattttaaaagatgaagTGCCTGTAGCTCAGCGTCCACGAAGGTTAGCTATCAAAGAGGAAGAAGTTGTTAGGCGTCAGGTGGAAGAGTGGTTAGCTATGGAGATAATAAGACCTAGTTATTCTGAGTATGCAAGTCCATTAGTATTGGTTACAAAGAAAGATGGTAGTATTAGGGTTTGCGTAGACTATAGGAAAATTAACCAAAAGATGATTAAAGATGAATACCCATTGCCGGTTATAGATGATCACATAGATAAGCTGAGTAAATCTAGGGTATTTAGTACTTTAGACTTGAAAAACGGATTTTTTCATCTGCCAGTAGAAGAAGAGTCAGTAAAATACACGGCGTTTGTGACAAGCAGCCCTGAAGGACAGTACGAGTTCCTCCGAGCTCCTTTTGGACTTTCTATATGTCCTAAATACTTCAGCcgatttattaacataattttcAGAGAGCAGATTGCTAGTGGAATAGTGCTAATATTCATCGACGATGTTATAATTCTGGCAGAGAATGAAGAAGAAGCTATTGAAAGACTAAAGATAGTATTGAAAGTGTCGTCTGAGTACGGACTTGAAATTAATTGGAAGAAGACACAGTTATTACAAAGAAAAGTTGAATATTTGGGCCATGTCATTGAAGATGGTACAGTGAAGCCTTCACCAAGCAAAACAGAAGCAGTCAGATGTTTCCCAGAGCCAAAGACAGTAAAGCAAGTTCATAGTTTTGTGGGTCTTACCTCATACTTCAGGAAGTACATTGAGAATTATGCAGTGATAGCGAGGCCTCTCACAGACTTACTTAAGAAGGAGAAAGAATTCTACTTTGGTGAAGAGGAAAGACATGCTTTTGAAGTATTGAAGACTAAACTATGTAGTGAACCAGTACTGAAGATATATGAAGTTGGTCTTGACACGGAGATGCACACAGATGCCTCAAAATATGGATATGCAGCCATTTTGATGCAGAAGGAGAAAGATGGGAAGTTACATCCAGTACACTACATGAGTAGAAAGACTAGCGAGACGGAACAAAGAAACTATACAAGTTATGAACTCGAAGCTCTAGCAGTTGTCGAAGGAGTGAGAAAATTCAGAAAGTATTTGTTTGGAACACACTTCAAGATAGTCACTGATTGTGCAGCATTTCAGAAGACGCTTTATAAGAAAGAAGTATCAGCCAAGGTGGCAAGATGGGTTTTATTCCTACAAGATTTTGATTATGAAGTGGAACACCGAGCTGGAGCTAAGATGTCTCATGTGGATTCATTAAGCAGAAACCCTCACTGTTATCTGATACATTCAGAATTACATGCACGGATATGTAAAGCACAAAAGGAAGACAGCGACTTAAGTGTGTTAAGAGAAGTACTGAATGAGAAGACAGAATACAAGGATTTCTACATAGAAAATGACTTGATATACAAAGGTGTAGAGAAAAAGTTGGTAATACCTGACATCATGGAGACCGAAATCATAAAGAAAGCACATGAAATTGGACATTTTGGAAAAAAGAAGACCATGGACATAATAGATAAAGACTACTACATAAAAGACCTAGCCAAGAAGATAGATAGAGTGATTTTAGGATGTGTACCATGCATATTAGCAAGCAAGAAGGAAGGGAAACAAGAAGGATTTCTCAGTCCAATAGACAAAGGAGAGCTGCCACTAGAGACGTTACATATTGATCATCTTGGACCATTGGATGCAACCAAGAAAATGTACAACTATATCTTAACAGTAGTAGATGCATTCACGAAGTTTGTCTGGATTTACCCTACTAAGACgttgactgcaaaggaaactGTAGAGAAGCTGAGGCTACATCAGAAGGACTATGGTAATCCAACGAGGTATATTACTGATAAGGGAGCTGCCTTTACTGGACAAGAATTTAAAGATTACTGCCAAGAAGAAGGGATTCAACATCATGCTGTAACAACTGGTATACCAAGAGGAAACGGCCAAGTAGAACGCATCCACAGGATTATCATATCTGTTTTGACCAAGATGTGCATTGAAGAACCTACTCACTGGTATAAACATGTTAGTAAGGTGCAAAGAGTGATAAATGGCACTTATCAAAGGTCGATTAACACATCACCATTTAACTTGCTTACCGGTACAAAGCTGAAGCAGAAAGAAGATATAAAGCTCATAGAATTATTAGATGAAGAATGCAGACAACATTTCATGGAAAGGAGAGACAATGTAAGACAAGCAGCTAAAGTACAGATATTGAAGGTTCAAGAAGAGAACAGAAGAACTTATAATAGGAAAAGGAAAGAAGCTCAGGACTATGTAGTTGGGGATATTGTAGCCATACAGAGAACTCAATTCGGTAATACTTTGAAGCTTAAACCAAAATTTCTCGGACCTTATCAAGTAGTAAAGAAAGTAGGTAAAGGTAGGTACCATGTAGAGAAAGTTGATCTTAATACTGAAGGACCTAGGAAAACCTCAACGGGTGTAGACTACATGAAAATGTGGCCatga
- the LOC105387291 gene encoding zinc finger protein 277, translated as MSEKQYFGPLTLHQKSDNLSILKSQESCECSCVLCDKKFTLPAEEKPLLTHLFMEHRLVIADVNQVADLQAYLCYWRLRFRDEGLGYFCTTMLLDDKPDGTKSKDEKYYLLSDVLPEDKELRSNLQQTRIENIMKRHEFEREDKNYEKECLFCRTTPSGTRAMYLTHLYEKHNFHIAKPENLIFIDELVNLLEAKLENLQCIFCEGHFKDRNILKEHMRKKGHKRINPENKEYDKFFVINYNGDKKQTYKKQEYVKKSVNSVKPNSSKKASSQDGIQNNQTQKKNVDNDSNVDSDPDWSDWTEDSGPLITCLLCEHNEQEFENILDHMERTHDFYFTKLTAHIDFYHKIKIVNYIRRQMHLRQCLSCDTKFDDYMNLEKHMKDSKHMVLVKERWDQPEYYFPTYEDDLFLCFIQDEDESWWSTDEVEVERRNSMSDCISKEMALAVLKDNE; from the exons ATGTCGGAAAAGCAATACTTTGGGCCACTCACACTTCACCAGAAGAGCGATAATTTGTCGATTTTGAAGAGCCAAGAATCTTGCGAATGTTCCTGTGTTTTATGTGATAAAAAGTTTACATTACCTGCTGAAGAGAAGCCTTTACTGACTCATCTATTCATGGAGCATCGTTTAGTTATCGCTGATGTCAACCAAGTCGCCGATTTACAAGCATATCTTTGCTATTGGAGGTTACGATTTAGAG ATGAGGGTCTCGGATATTTCTGCACTACAATGCTGCTCGATGACAAACCAGATGGCACTAAGTCAAAAGATGAGAAATACTACCTGTTGAGCGATGTTCTACCAGAGGACAAGGAGTTGAGGTCCAATTTGCAACAGACCCGCATAGAAAACATCATGAAGAGGCATGAGTTTGAGCGAGAAGACAAGAATTATGAAAAAGAGTGTTTGTTTTGCCGCACCACACCGTCCGGCACCAGGGCTATGTACTTGACTCATTTGTATGAGAAACACAACTTCCACATTGCTAAACCCGAGAACCTTATCTTCATCGATGAACTGGTGAACTTACTTGAAGCTAAACTGGAAAATCTCCAGTGCATCTTCTGTGAAGGACACTTCAAGgacagaaacatattaaaagaACACATGAGGAAGAAAGGACATAAGAGGATAAACcccgaaaacaaggaatatgataagttttttgttataaattacAATGGTGATAAAAAGCAGACTTATAAAAAGCAAGAATATGTAAAAAAGAGTGTAAATAGTGTTAAGCCTAACAGTAGTAAAAAAGCATCCTCACAGGATGGCATTCAAAATAATCAGACACAAAAAAAGAATGTAGATAATGATTCCAATGTAGACAGTGATCCTGATTGGTCGGATTGGACCGAAGACAGCGGTCCGTTGATCACCTGCTTACTCTGTGAACACAATGAGCAggaatttgaaaatattttagacCACATGGAAAGAACCCACGACTTCTACTTTACAAAACTAACCGCACACATAGACTTCTATCACAAGATCAAAATAGTGAACTACATCCGACGGCAAATGCATTTACGGCAGTGTTTATCCTGTGATACCAAGTTTGATGATTACATGAACTTAGAAAAGCATATGAAGGATAGTAAGCACATGGTTTTAGTGAAAGAAAGGTGGGATCAACCAGAGTATTATTTTCCCACGTATGAAGATGATCTTTTTCTCTGCTTCATCCAGGATGAGGATGAGAGTTGGTGGTCGACTGATGAAGTCGAAGTGGAAAGGAGGAATAGCATGTCTGATTGTATATCTAAAGAAATGGCTCTAGCTGTGCTGAAAGATAATGAATGA